In the Alphaproteobacteria bacterium genome, CCATGTGAACGAGAACCAGGTGCGCGTGGTCGCGCCCGACGTCGGCGGCGGGTTCGGGCTGAAGGGTGGCGCGTTCCCGGATGATGCGCTCGCGCTCTGGGCGTCGAAGAAATTGCGCCGGCCCGTGAAGTGGGTCGCGACCCGCTCCGAAAGCATGATGACCGATCACACCGGGCGCGATCTCGTCAGCTACGGCGAACTGGCGCTCGACGAGAAGGGCAAAATTCTCGCCATCCGCTCGCAGTCGCTGTTCCAGATCGGCGCCTATTTCGTCGGGCCCGGCATGGTCAGCGGGCTGTTCTCGCTGCGCTTCATTCCGGAAGCCTACGACGTGCAGACGATGCACATCATGTGCAAGGGCATGTTCACCAACACGCCGCAAGCGGGCCCTTATCGTGGCGCCGGGCGGCCGGAGGCCGCGTACTTTACGGAGCGCATGATCGAACATGCGGCGAGAGAGATCGGCATGGATGTCGCCGAGATCCGCCGGGTCAATCTCATCCCGCCGGACAAATTCCCCTACAACACGCCGACGCTCTACACCTACGACTCGGGCGAGTTCGTACGCCTGCTCGACAGGTGCGTCGAGATGGCGGACTGGAAGGGCTTCGCCAAGCGCAAGCGCGAGTCGGAGAAGAACGGCAAGCTGCGCGGCCGTTCGGTCTGCTACTACATCGAGTTCGGCGGCATCTTCAACGACCGCATGGACATCCGCTTCGATCCGGGCGGCACGGTCACGGTCCTTGGCGGCACGCATTCGCACGGGCAGGGGCATGCGACCGTGTTTGCGCAGTGTGTGCACGAATGGCTCGGCGTGCCGTTCGAGAACATCCGCTACATACAGGGCGACACCGCGCAGGTCGGCTTCGGACGCGGCACCTATGGGGCGCGCAGTGCCGTGGTCGGCGGCAGCGCGCTCAAGCGCGCCGCGGACGGCATCATCGAGAAGGCGAAGCCGCTCGCCGCCGCCATGATGGAGGCGGATGCGGGCGACATCGAATTTGCCGACGGCAACTTCAAGGTGGCCGGCACCGACAAGGCGATCCCGCTCACCGAGGTGGCCAAAGCCTCATTCGCCCCGATGGGCCCGTTCACCAAGTTCGGCATCGGGCTCGAGGCGACGGGCTCGCATTCGCCGGAGCCGCCGAGCCATCCGAACGGCGCGCACGCGGTCGAGCTCGAAGTCGATCCCGAAACCGGCGAAGTCACGGTCGACCGCTACGTGATGGTCGACGATCTCGGGCAGGTGCTCAACCCGATGATCGTCAACGGCCAGCAGCACGGCGGCGTTGCGCAGGGCATCGGGCAGGCGCTCTACGAGCACGCGGTTTATGACGCAGGCTCCGCGCAACTCGTCACCGGCAGCTTCATGGATTACGTGATGCCGCGCGCCGACATGCTGCCGAATTTCGAGATCGCTCTCGAAGAGGTGCCGTGCAAGACCAACCCGATCGGCGTGAAGGGGATCGGCGAATCCGGCACCATCGGCGCGCCGCCGGTCGTGATCAACGCGCTGATCGATGCGCTCTCGCCGCTCGGCATCGACCGCATCGACATGCCGGCGACGCCAGGCCGCGTGTGGCAGGCGATCCAGCAGGCGAATGGTAAGAGGGCGCACGCCTAGACTAGTCTATCTGTCATCCCGGCCGAGCGAAGCGAGAGCCGGGATCCATGCTTCAGCATGCTCCGCGGGAGAGATGGGTCCCGGATAGCCGCGGAGCCTGTCATCGGGCCGCGCTTTGCGCGGACCCGTTGGCGGCTTCCGGGATGACAGCCGCGACGTTATCTCGGCGCCTTGCGTAACCGTGCCTTCATGCGCTGCGCCGCATCCCCCGTCTCGAACATCTCCGGATGCGCCTGCGCGAGCCGCGGCAGCGATTTGAAGATCTCGCGCAGGTGCTGCTGCATCGCGCGCTCGGCCGCGGCGCCGCGCCCGGCCGCGATCGCATCGAGGATCGCCTGGTGCTGCACGATCGGGACCTCGGTCGGCATCGCGTCGGGAATGCTCAGGAAGCGCACGCGGTCCATCTGCCCCTTCGCCTCCTCGACCACCTTCCACGCATAGGCGCAGTCCGCCGCGCTCGCGAGGCTGCGATGAAACGCGTCGTCGAGCACGAAGAATTGCTCCTCGTCCTTGGCGCGCCCCGCCTTGCGCTGCTCGCCGATGATGTCGCGCAACTCCTCGACGGCGGACGGAGCGATTCCGGCGCTGGCGCGCCGGGTAATCGCGCATTCGACCGCCTCGCGCACGAAGCGCGCGTCCAGCACCTCTTTCTCGGAAATCTTCGTCACGAAGGTGCCGCGCTGCGGCAGCACGCGCACCAGCCCGATTTCCGAGAGCTTGATGAAGGCCTCGCGCACCGGCTGGCGGCTGACCTTGAGGCGGTCGGCGATGTCCTGCTCGGAGAGCGCCGTGGCGGGCGTCAGACGCAACGTCACGATGGAGGTACGCAGCGTGTGGAATACCTGATCGGCGATCGAGCCCGCACCGACACCTCGTTCCAGCCGTAACGGGCCGATCGGGTCGGCAGGATTTGCGCGTTGCAATGCCCCAACTTCCATACTACCATTTCAGCTTAGAACGCCCGTGAAATCAACACGGGGGGCGGCTAGGCTCACCGGAAAGGGAGGAAGAGAGACATGCATCATTTCAAGATCGGACGGCGCGGCCTGGTATCGGCCGCCGCCTTGACGGCCGCGGCGCTCGCGTTCGGAGAGCCGGCGCTCGCGCAGGCGCCGAAGTCGCCGCAGGTCATCAACGTGGTCGATGTCGGCGGCGCGCTCGCGCTGCTCCAGGACGCGATCGAAGCCTACAAGACCAAGAACCCGACCTACGTGTCGCGCTTCACCTTCACCAAGGCGCCGGCGCCCGAGCTTCCCGGCAAGCTCAAGGCGATGCAGTCGGCGAACCGCACCGACATCGACCTGGTGCTCGGCGGGCTCGACATTCTCTCGGCCGGCCTCGAGCAAAATCTCTGGGAGCCGCTGCTGGTGAAGCACGCGGCGAAATTCCCGGGCGTGAAGGACAACTATCTCGACCCGGCGAAGAAGATGCAGGAGCTCGCCAAGGACCAGGCGCTCGCGGTGGTGTTCATGCCGGCCGGGCCGCTGATCGAATACAATCCCGCCAAGGTGAAGGAGCCGCCAACCACACCGGCCGCGTTGCTCGCCTGGTGCAAGGCGAACCCGAACAAGCTCGTCTATGCGCGCCCGGCGAACTCCGGCCCCGGCCGCACGTTCCTGATGGGCCTGCCCTACATGCTCGGCGACAAGGACCCGAAAGATCCGGTCAACGGCTGGGAGAAGACCTGGGCCTACCTGAAGGACCTCAACTCCTGCATCGAGTACTACCCGACCGGCACCGGCATCGTGATGAAGGAGCTGGGCGAAGGCACGCGCGACATGACCGTGACGATGAGCGGCTGGGACATCAACCCGCGCGCGCTCGGCGTCGTGCCGAAGGAGTACAAGGTCGCGCCGTTCGACAACATGACCTGGGTGAACGACACCCAGTTCCTGATGGTGCCGAAGGGCATCACCGGCGAGAAGCTCGATGTGGTGCTCGACCTGATCAAGTTCCTGCTCGAGCCGCAGCAGCAGGCGATGACCTATGACAAGGGCTACTTCTATCCCGGCCCGGCGGTGAAGAACGTGCCGCTGTCGATGGCGCCGAAGGAGAGCCAGGACGTGATCAAGGAATACGGCCGCGACGAGTACGCGGGCTGGATCGCAAAATTCCCGCACGCACAGCCGCTCGATTCCAAGCAGATGGTCGATGCGTTCCGTATCTGGGATCAGCAGGTCGGCGCGGCGAAGACGAAGTAACGTGAGGAAGGCGCCACGCGCTCGGTTACCCTCCCCTGGAGGGGGAGGGTCGGCGAGCAATAAGCGCAGCGAATGCGAGCCGGGGTGGGGTGAAGTTTGATGCGCAAGAATCACCCCACCCCGACGCTCACTCCGTGTGCGTCGACCCTCCCCCTCCAGGGGAGGGTGGGCTCCGAGTGTGCTGCACGATGACCTCGAACTTCAAAGAACTCCGCCTCGCCGCCGTTTCGCGGCACTTCGACAACCCGAGCGGGCAGCGCGTCGCGGCGCTGCATGAGTTGACGCTCACCATCAAGCGCGGCGAATTTATTTGTCTGCTGGGCCCTTCGGGCTGCGGCAAGACCACCGCGCTCAACTGCATCGCGGGCCTTCTTCCGGTCACCGGCGGCACCATCTCGCTCGACGAGCGCCGCATCGACCTGCTGCCGCCCGAGAAGCGCGGCTTCGGCATGGTGTTCCAGAACTACGCGCTGTTCCCGCACATGACGGTCCGCAAGAACGTCGCGTTCGGGCTGATGATGCGCGGCACGCCGAAGGACGAGATGGCGCAACGCGTCGCGCGCGCGTTCCAGCTGGTGCAGCTCACCGGTCACGAGGACAAGCTGCCGGGCCAGCTCTCCGGCGGGCAGCAGCAGCGCGTCGCGATCGCACGCGCGATCGTGATCGAGCCGCCACTGCTGCTGATGGACGAGCCGCTGTCAAACCTCGACGCGAAGCTGCGGCTGGAAATGCGCGCGGAAATCCGCCGCATCCATCGCGAGCTCGGCCGCACCACCATTTACGTCACGCACGACCAGGACGAGGCGCTTTCGCTCGCCGACCGCATTGTGGTGATGAAGGACGGCCTGGTGCAGCAGGTCGCCGGTCCGGAAGAAGTCTACGCACAGCCCGCAAACCTGCACGTCGCGCGCTTCATGGGCTATCGCAACGTGGTCACGCTGAAGGCCGGCGCGCGCAACGGCGCGCGCGTCACGCTGGAGGGCCAGGGTCTCGGCATCGAAGGCACCGCGAAACAGGATTTGACCGGGCCGCAGGCTACAGTCGCGATCCGCCCGGAGGATATTTCCATCGGCGCTGGCCGGAATGCGATCGACGGCAAGGTCGAGACCGTCGAATACGGTGGCCATGAGTCGCTCGTCGATGTGCGCGCCGGCGACAACGTCCTGTTCCACGTCCGGACGGGAACGCGCGTGCAGGCCGGCGATGCGGTCAAGCTGACGGTCGCGCCCGAGCGCGTGCTCGTCTATCCGGCCGAGAGCGGCGCATGAGCGCGCTGGCGGCGCGGCTCAAGCCCGACCCGGCGCTGCTGCTGGTCGCGCCCGCGGTCATCTTTCTGTTGCTCTTCTTCATCTATCCGTTCGGCTACGGCTTCGTGCTGTCGTTCACGCCCGCCGAAGGCGACTGGCTCGCCAACTACCGCAAGTTCTTCTCCGACGAGCATCTGTGGCGCACCGTCATCATCACGTTCCAGCTCTCCCTGCCGGTGACCATCCTCAACGTCGGCCTCGCGCTCCCGATCGCGTTTCAGCTGCGCCGCAAAACCCGCTACCAGCGCTGGGTCACGACGCTGCTGGTCATCCCGATCACGCTCGGCACGGTGCTGATCGCCGAAGGCATGCTCACCTATTTCGGCCCGCGCGGCTGGCTCTCGCAGTTCCTGCAGCTGCTGCACATCTACGACGGCCCGATCCGGCTCACCCACAACTTCGCCGGCGTGGTGATTTCCTTGGCGATCTCGGGCTTTCCGTTCTGCTTCCTGCTGATGCTCTCTTACGTCACCGGCATCGACCCGACGCTCGCGCGTGCAGCAGCGACTCTCGGTGCGGGTCCTTTCCAGCAATTCCGCCAGATCTATCTGCCGCTGCTGATGCCGGGGCTCGCCATTACGTTCTGCCTCGCCTTCGTGCAGGCCTTCTCGGTGTTCCCGTCCGCCGTGCTGGTCGGCGCGCCCTCGGGACCGACGCGCGTGATTTCGCTTGCCGCCTATGAGGCGGCGTTCGAGCAGTACGACTACTCGATGGCCTCTGCGGTGGCGATGATCATGGGCTTCGCGCAGCTCATTGTGGTGGTGATCGTGCTGGCGCTGCGGCGCTCGCTCTATCGCGGTCCGGTGGGCGGAGGCAAAGGATGAACGCGCGGGCGCACTGGTTCTATCGCGCCTGGAGCGGGCTGCTGCTCGGCCTGATGGCGTTCTTCATCGTTAATATCGCGCTGATGGTCGCCTCGGTTGCGACGAATTCGATCGCGCGGCGCTGGCTCGGCACCTGGCTGCCCGACGGCTACACGACCAACTGGTATGCGGCCGCGTGGAAGGAATTCCAGCTCGGCGATGTGCTGTGGGTCACGGCGGAAGTCGTGCTCGCCGTCGTGGTGCTGTCGATCGTGATCGGCGTGCCGGCGGCGTACGCGCTCGCGCGCAAGAATTTCGCCGGCAAGAACCTGGTGATGCTGCTGTTCATCCTGCCGCTGATCATCCCGCCGATCACCTACGGGATCCCGATGGCGACCGTGATGTATCAGGCGCATCTCGGCGGCACGTTGTGGGGCGTGATCCTGTCCAACCTCGTGCCGGCGCTGCCGTTCGTCATTCTCGTCATGACGCCGTTCATCGAGCAGATCGACCCGACGCTCGAATCCGCCGCGCGGGTGTTCGGCGCCGGCACGCTGCGCATCTTCTGGCATGTGCTGACGCCCTTGCTGATGCCGGGGATTCTCGCCGCATCATTGCTGGTGCTGGTGCGCACCATCGCGATGTTCGAACTGACTTTCCTCACCGCCGGGCCGGACTCGCAGACGCTGGTGGTCGCGCTCTATTACGCGGTGTTCGCCGCCGGCGTGCGCGCGCCGCAGTCGGTCGACGCGATGGCGATCGTCTACATGGCGCTGACGATGGTGTGGCTGTTGATCGCGCTGCGCTTCGTCAATCCGACGCAGCTGGTCAGCCGCGTCAAGGAGCAGCAGACCGCGGGCGCGCATTGATCATTGCGTCATGGCCGGCACAAGGCCGGGCATCAAACAACCCGCTCCTCCGCGATCGCCCGGCAAT is a window encoding:
- a CDS encoding xanthine dehydrogenase family protein molybdopterin-binding subunit, encoding MAKFGIGQAVRRVEDARFLTGAGRYVDDIVLPGMAHGVVLLSPHAHARIKKIDTSSAKAAPGVLLVLTGADVAAEHLGAFTSAMMPEDLGAPKGHRIHQQLLQSDKVRFVGDRVAFVVAETQAQARDAADMIEVDYETLPAVALVEDAAKDGAPKVWDDNPNGNVAFMLAFGDEKATDAAFAKARHHVKLRMENNRVTPVSMEPRTAIGDYNAADDAYTLYTSSQNPHGVRMEMAHLFHVNENQVRVVAPDVGGGFGLKGGAFPDDALALWASKKLRRPVKWVATRSESMMTDHTGRDLVSYGELALDEKGKILAIRSQSLFQIGAYFVGPGMVSGLFSLRFIPEAYDVQTMHIMCKGMFTNTPQAGPYRGAGRPEAAYFTERMIEHAAREIGMDVAEIRRVNLIPPDKFPYNTPTLYTYDSGEFVRLLDRCVEMADWKGFAKRKRESEKNGKLRGRSVCYYIEFGGIFNDRMDIRFDPGGTVTVLGGTHSHGQGHATVFAQCVHEWLGVPFENIRYIQGDTAQVGFGRGTYGARSAVVGGSALKRAADGIIEKAKPLAAAMMEADAGDIEFADGNFKVAGTDKAIPLTEVAKASFAPMGPFTKFGIGLEATGSHSPEPPSHPNGAHAVELEVDPETGEVTVDRYVMVDDLGQVLNPMIVNGQQHGGVAQGIGQALYEHAVYDAGSAQLVTGSFMDYVMPRADMLPNFEIALEEVPCKTNPIGVKGIGESGTIGAPPVVINALIDALSPLGIDRIDMPATPGRVWQAIQQANGKRAHA
- a CDS encoding GntR family transcriptional regulator, with translation MQRANPADPIGPLRLERGVGAGSIADQVFHTLRTSIVTLRLTPATALSEQDIADRLKVSRQPVREAFIKLSEIGLVRVLPQRGTFVTKISEKEVLDARFVREAVECAITRRASAGIAPSAVEELRDIIGEQRKAGRAKDEEQFFVLDDAFHRSLASAADCAYAWKVVEEAKGQMDRVRFLSIPDAMPTEVPIVQHQAILDAIAAGRGAAAERAMQQHLREIFKSLPRLAQAHPEMFETGDAAQRMKARLRKAPR
- a CDS encoding extracellular solute-binding protein → MHHFKIGRRGLVSAAALTAAALAFGEPALAQAPKSPQVINVVDVGGALALLQDAIEAYKTKNPTYVSRFTFTKAPAPELPGKLKAMQSANRTDIDLVLGGLDILSAGLEQNLWEPLLVKHAAKFPGVKDNYLDPAKKMQELAKDQALAVVFMPAGPLIEYNPAKVKEPPTTPAALLAWCKANPNKLVYARPANSGPGRTFLMGLPYMLGDKDPKDPVNGWEKTWAYLKDLNSCIEYYPTGTGIVMKELGEGTRDMTVTMSGWDINPRALGVVPKEYKVAPFDNMTWVNDTQFLMVPKGITGEKLDVVLDLIKFLLEPQQQAMTYDKGYFYPGPAVKNVPLSMAPKESQDVIKEYGRDEYAGWIAKFPHAQPLDSKQMVDAFRIWDQQVGAAKTK
- a CDS encoding ABC transporter ATP-binding protein; translated protein: MTSNFKELRLAAVSRHFDNPSGQRVAALHELTLTIKRGEFICLLGPSGCGKTTALNCIAGLLPVTGGTISLDERRIDLLPPEKRGFGMVFQNYALFPHMTVRKNVAFGLMMRGTPKDEMAQRVARAFQLVQLTGHEDKLPGQLSGGQQQRVAIARAIVIEPPLLLMDEPLSNLDAKLRLEMRAEIRRIHRELGRTTIYVTHDQDEALSLADRIVVMKDGLVQQVAGPEEVYAQPANLHVARFMGYRNVVTLKAGARNGARVTLEGQGLGIEGTAKQDLTGPQATVAIRPEDISIGAGRNAIDGKVETVEYGGHESLVDVRAGDNVLFHVRTGTRVQAGDAVKLTVAPERVLVYPAESGA
- a CDS encoding sugar ABC transporter permease, encoding MSALAARLKPDPALLLVAPAVIFLLLFFIYPFGYGFVLSFTPAEGDWLANYRKFFSDEHLWRTVIITFQLSLPVTILNVGLALPIAFQLRRKTRYQRWVTTLLVIPITLGTVLIAEGMLTYFGPRGWLSQFLQLLHIYDGPIRLTHNFAGVVISLAISGFPFCFLLMLSYVTGIDPTLARAAATLGAGPFQQFRQIYLPLLMPGLAITFCLAFVQAFSVFPSAVLVGAPSGPTRVISLAAYEAAFEQYDYSMASAVAMIMGFAQLIVVVIVLALRRSLYRGPVGGGKG
- a CDS encoding ABC transporter permease, coding for MNARAHWFYRAWSGLLLGLMAFFIVNIALMVASVATNSIARRWLGTWLPDGYTTNWYAAAWKEFQLGDVLWVTAEVVLAVVVLSIVIGVPAAYALARKNFAGKNLVMLLFILPLIIPPITYGIPMATVMYQAHLGGTLWGVILSNLVPALPFVILVMTPFIEQIDPTLESAARVFGAGTLRIFWHVLTPLLMPGILAASLLVLVRTIAMFELTFLTAGPDSQTLVVALYYAVFAAGVRAPQSVDAMAIVYMALTMVWLLIALRFVNPTQLVSRVKEQQTAGAH